In one Kitasatospora cineracea genomic region, the following are encoded:
- the trpC gene encoding indole-3-glycerol phosphate synthase TrpC, which translates to MTVLDEIIDGVRQDLAERQARVSLDELKELAAKAPEAKDGVAALRGDGVRVICEVKRSSPSKGALAAIADPAALAVDYAAGGAAAISVLTEQRRFGGSLADLDAVRAAVPTPILRKDFIVTAYQLWEARAHGADLALLIVAALEQPALVSLIERAESIGLTPLVEVHDEEEIARAVDAGARIIGVNARNLKTLEVDRNTFGNVVDAIPAHVVKVAESGVRGPHDLITYANQGADAVLVGESLVTGRDPKAAVADLVAAGAHPALRNNGRG; encoded by the coding sequence GTGACTGTGCTCGACGAGATCATCGACGGGGTCCGGCAGGACCTCGCCGAGCGACAGGCCCGGGTCTCCCTGGACGAGCTCAAGGAGCTCGCCGCGAAGGCGCCCGAGGCGAAGGACGGCGTGGCCGCGCTGCGCGGTGACGGCGTCCGGGTGATCTGCGAGGTCAAGCGCTCCAGCCCGTCCAAGGGCGCGCTGGCGGCGATCGCCGACCCGGCCGCGCTGGCGGTCGACTACGCGGCCGGCGGGGCCGCCGCGATCAGCGTGCTCACCGAGCAGCGCCGCTTCGGCGGCTCGCTGGCGGACCTGGACGCGGTGCGCGCGGCGGTGCCCACCCCGATCCTGCGCAAGGACTTCATCGTCACCGCCTACCAGCTGTGGGAGGCCCGCGCGCACGGCGCGGACCTGGCGCTGCTGATCGTCGCCGCGCTGGAGCAGCCGGCCCTGGTCTCGCTGATCGAGCGGGCCGAGTCGATCGGGCTGACCCCGCTGGTCGAGGTGCACGACGAGGAGGAGATCGCCCGCGCGGTGGACGCCGGCGCGCGGATCATCGGCGTCAACGCCCGCAACCTGAAGACGCTGGAGGTCGACCGGAACACCTTCGGCAACGTGGTGGACGCCATCCCGGCGCACGTCGTCAAGGTCGCCGAGTCGGGCGTGCGCGGCCCGCACGACCTGATCACCTACGCCAACCAGGGCGCCGACGCGGTGCTGGTCGGCGAGTCCCTGGTCACCGGCCGGGACCCGAAGGCCGCGGTCGCCGACCTGGTCGCCGCCGGGGCGCACCCGGCGCTGCGCAACAACGGGCGGGGCTGA
- the trpM gene encoding tryptophan biosynthesis modulator TrpM translates to MSIATRLAPGCRPRGCRAPARRALGRRVRYVIGCEPGQVPGRRWRGTCG, encoded by the coding sequence ATGTCGATCGCCACCCGTCTCGCCCCCGGCTGCCGCCCGCGCGGCTGTCGCGCGCCCGCGCGCCGGGCGCTGGGGCGGCGGGTGCGGTACGTGATCGGCTGCGAGCCCGGACAGGTCCCCGGACGCCGATGGCGCGGCACCTGCGGCTGA
- the trpB gene encoding tryptophan synthase subunit beta, producing MMSEHYLPGAQVPDARGYFGAYGGRFIPEALVAAVEQVAEEYEKAKNDPAFAAELDALLKDYTGRPSPLTDVHRFSAEAGGARVLLKREDLNHTGSHKINNVLGQALLTKRMGKTRIIAETGAGQHGVATATACALFGFDCTVYMGEVDTERQALNVARMRMLGAEVVPVKSGSRTLKDAINEAFRDWVANVDSTHYLFGTVAGPHPFPMMVRDFHRVIGVEARQQVLDRTGRLPDAVVACVGGGSNAMGIFHEFIPDAGVRLVGCEAAGEGAETPKHAATLTKGDPGVLHGSRTYVLQDEDGQTIESHSISAGLDYPGVGPEHAWLKDTGRAEYRPVTDAQAMEALRLLSRTEGIIPAIESAHALAGALELGRELGPEATILVSLSGRGDKDMHTAAEYFGLYDAEGTN from the coding sequence ATCATGTCCGAGCACTACCTTCCGGGCGCCCAGGTGCCCGACGCCCGCGGTTACTTCGGCGCCTACGGCGGCCGCTTCATCCCGGAGGCGCTGGTCGCCGCCGTGGAGCAGGTCGCCGAGGAGTACGAGAAGGCCAAGAACGACCCGGCGTTCGCCGCCGAGCTGGACGCCCTGCTCAAGGACTACACCGGCCGGCCGAGCCCGCTGACCGACGTCCACCGGTTCTCCGCGGAGGCCGGCGGGGCGCGGGTCCTGCTCAAGCGCGAGGACCTCAACCACACCGGCTCGCACAAGATCAACAACGTGCTGGGCCAGGCGCTGCTGACCAAGCGGATGGGCAAGACCCGGATCATCGCCGAGACCGGCGCCGGCCAGCACGGCGTGGCCACCGCCACCGCCTGCGCGCTGTTCGGCTTCGACTGCACCGTCTACATGGGCGAGGTCGACACCGAGCGCCAGGCGCTGAACGTGGCCCGGATGCGGATGCTGGGCGCCGAGGTCGTCCCGGTGAAGTCCGGCAGCCGGACCCTGAAGGACGCCATCAACGAGGCGTTCCGGGACTGGGTCGCCAACGTCGACTCCACCCACTACCTGTTCGGCACGGTGGCGGGCCCGCACCCGTTCCCGATGATGGTCCGCGACTTCCACCGGGTCATCGGCGTCGAGGCCCGGCAGCAGGTGCTGGACCGCACCGGGAGGCTCCCGGACGCGGTGGTGGCCTGCGTCGGCGGCGGTTCCAACGCGATGGGCATCTTCCACGAGTTCATCCCGGACGCGGGCGTGCGGCTGGTCGGCTGCGAGGCGGCCGGCGAGGGGGCCGAGACCCCCAAGCACGCGGCCACCCTGACCAAGGGCGACCCGGGCGTGCTGCACGGCTCGCGCACCTACGTGCTCCAGGACGAGGACGGCCAGACCATCGAGTCGCACTCGATCTCGGCCGGCCTGGACTACCCGGGCGTCGGCCCGGAGCACGCCTGGCTGAAGGACACCGGACGGGCCGAGTACCGCCCGGTGACCGACGCGCAGGCGATGGAGGCACTGCGGCTGCTGTCCCGCACCGAGGGCATCATCCCGGCGATCGAGTCCGCGCACGCCCTGGCCGGTGCGCTCGAACTCGGCCGCGAGCTCGGCCCGGAGGCGACCATCCTGGTCTCGCTCTCCGGCCGCGGCGACAAGGACATGCACACCGCTGCCGAGTACTTCGGCCTCTACGACGCCGAGGGGACCAACTGA
- the trpA gene encoding tryptophan synthase subunit alpha, with amino-acid sequence MADTKLTTALAAAKAEGRAALIGYLPAGFPTVDGGIAAINALIEGGCDVVEVGLPHSDPVLDGAVIQTADDIALRGGVKIKDVLRTVAEVVAAHPAVPVLVMTYWNPVDRYGTARFAADLAAAGGAGCILPDLPVEESEEWRKAAAEHGLDTVFVVAPSSKDHRLAEVTAAGSGFVYAAAVMGVTGTRAAVGNLAEDLVARTRATTALPVCVGLGVSNADQAAEVAAFADGVIVGSAFVQRLLDAERLADGTAAVRALAGELAQGVRRK; translated from the coding sequence ATGGCCGACACCAAGCTCACCACCGCGCTGGCCGCCGCGAAGGCGGAGGGCCGGGCGGCCCTGATCGGCTACCTGCCGGCCGGCTTCCCGACCGTGGACGGCGGCATCGCCGCGATCAACGCGCTGATCGAGGGCGGCTGCGACGTCGTCGAGGTCGGCCTGCCGCACTCGGACCCGGTGCTGGACGGCGCGGTCATCCAGACCGCCGACGACATCGCGCTGCGCGGCGGCGTGAAGATCAAGGACGTGCTGCGCACCGTCGCCGAGGTCGTAGCGGCCCACCCGGCCGTGCCGGTGCTGGTGATGACGTACTGGAACCCGGTGGACCGCTACGGCACCGCCCGGTTCGCCGCCGACCTGGCCGCGGCCGGGGGAGCGGGCTGCATCCTGCCGGACCTGCCGGTGGAGGAGTCCGAGGAGTGGCGCAAGGCGGCGGCCGAGCACGGTCTGGACACCGTGTTCGTGGTCGCCCCGTCCTCGAAGGACCACCGGCTGGCCGAGGTCACCGCGGCCGGCTCCGGCTTCGTGTACGCGGCCGCCGTGATGGGCGTGACCGGCACCCGGGCCGCGGTCGGCAACCTGGCCGAGGACCTGGTGGCCCGCACCCGCGCCACCACCGCGCTGCCGGTCTGCGTCGGCCTGGGCGTCTCCAACGCCGACCAGGCCGCCGAGGTCGCGGCCTTCGCGGACGGCGTGATCGTCGGCTCCGCGTTCGTCCAGCGCCTGCTGGACGCCGAGCGGTTGGCGGACGGCACGGCCGCCGTCCGGGCGCTCGCGGGCGAGCTGGCGCAGGGCGTCCGCCGGAAGTAG
- a CDS encoding MauE/DoxX family redox-associated membrane protein, whose amino-acid sequence MASQQADRGRVSGLRRAVDGSAAEWFGLAVRLGLALVWGWAGLAKVADPAEAAQAVRAYEILPESLVKPVGWGLPFLELALALLLLLGLGTRIVAIVSGVLLLVFIAGISSAWARGISIDCGCFGGGGTVDESQTKYLQEILRDSGFLLLAAWLVYRPRTKLSLDAWLAA is encoded by the coding sequence ATGGCCAGTCAGCAGGCCGACCGGGGCCGGGTGAGCGGGCTGCGCCGGGCGGTGGACGGCTCGGCGGCCGAGTGGTTCGGGCTGGCGGTGCGGCTGGGCCTGGCGCTGGTCTGGGGCTGGGCGGGGCTGGCGAAGGTCGCCGACCCGGCGGAGGCGGCCCAGGCGGTGCGGGCGTACGAGATCCTGCCCGAGTCGCTGGTCAAGCCGGTCGGCTGGGGCCTGCCGTTCCTGGAGCTGGCGCTGGCCCTGCTGCTGCTGCTCGGCCTCGGGACCAGGATCGTGGCGATCGTCTCGGGCGTGCTGCTGCTGGTCTTCATCGCCGGGATCTCCTCCGCCTGGGCGCGCGGCATCTCGATCGACTGCGGCTGCTTCGGCGGCGGCGGCACGGTGGACGAGTCGCAGACCAAGTACCTGCAGGAGATCCTGCGCGACTCCGGGTTCCTGCTGCTGGCGGCGTGGCTGGTCTACCGGCCCCGGACGAAGCTCTCGCTGGACGCCTGGCTGGCCGCCTGA
- a CDS encoding DsbA family protein — translation MSEKNREGKRNARDKMKEARAAEEAKARRNRKLAVGGVVAVVIAAAVVVGVVVQNQRSKPETPTAAPAGTIGDKNLVIPVGAANAPSTLTVYEDPRCPACGSFERTFSPTVDQLEDAGKVYVNYHIVSFIDRSLGGSGSKYGANALGCAQDAGHFRDYHDVLYRNQPEETEDSFGTKQTLIDLAKQVPGLDTPEFQSCVNSNKFGGWVSAVQQDFDKSSYKSTPTVLLNGEAIYPKKGDEQISPENLVKWVDAANQGKQLGTPGSNGQSPAPSSTAAESNTPPSP, via the coding sequence ATGAGCGAGAAGAACCGAGAAGGCAAGCGCAACGCCCGGGACAAGATGAAGGAGGCCCGGGCCGCCGAGGAGGCCAAGGCGCGGCGGAACAGGAAGCTGGCGGTCGGCGGCGTGGTGGCCGTGGTGATCGCGGCCGCCGTGGTGGTCGGCGTGGTGGTGCAGAACCAGCGGTCCAAGCCGGAGACCCCGACCGCCGCCCCGGCCGGCACGATCGGCGACAAGAACCTGGTCATCCCGGTCGGCGCCGCCAACGCCCCGTCCACGCTGACGGTCTACGAGGACCCGCGCTGCCCGGCCTGCGGCAGCTTCGAGCGGACCTTCTCGCCGACCGTCGACCAGCTGGAGGACGCCGGCAAGGTCTACGTCAACTACCACATCGTCTCGTTCATCGACCGCTCGCTGGGCGGCAGCGGCTCCAAGTACGGCGCCAACGCGCTGGGCTGCGCGCAGGACGCCGGGCACTTCCGCGACTACCACGACGTGCTCTACCGCAACCAGCCGGAGGAGACCGAGGACTCCTTCGGCACCAAGCAGACCCTGATCGACCTGGCCAAGCAGGTCCCCGGGCTGGACACCCCCGAGTTCCAGTCCTGCGTCAACTCCAACAAGTTCGGCGGCTGGGTCTCCGCGGTGCAGCAGGACTTCGACAAGTCCAGCTACAAGTCGACCCCGACGGTGCTGCTGAACGGCGAGGCGATCTACCCGAAGAAGGGCGACGAGCAGATCAGCCCGGAGAACCTGGTGAAGTGGGTGGACGCGGCCAACCAGGGCAAGCAGCTCGGCACCCCCGGCTCCAACGGCCAGAGCCCGGCGCCCAGCTCGACCGCCGCCGAGTCCAACACCCCGCCCTCGCCCTGA
- the lgt gene encoding prolipoprotein diacylglyceryl transferase translates to MDLAYIPSPSRGVLNLGPIPLRAYAFCIIIGVVVAVWLGSKRWVARGGGRHTVGDIAVWAVPFGLVGGRLYHVVTDNQLYFGEGKHPIDALKIWEGGLGIWGAIAFGAVGAWIGARRRGVPLPAYADAIAPGIVLAQACGRWGNWFNQELYGRPTTLPWGLKIDKTLPDGTVVQGIYHPTFLYESIWCVLVAVLVIWADKRFNLGHGRAFWLYVAAYTVGRFWTEWLRIDEAHRFFGLRLNDWTAILVFLGSVAAFVLSAKLRPGREDPDSIDPQATAERAEAAAAAESAPAGDAPAESAPVKDAPVESASDEDRADATAEPVPDTPAKLSKDSEKPS, encoded by the coding sequence ATGGATCTCGCATACATTCCGAGCCCGTCGCGGGGCGTCCTCAACCTGGGGCCCATCCCGCTGCGCGCCTACGCCTTTTGCATCATCATCGGTGTCGTCGTGGCCGTGTGGCTCGGCAGCAAGCGGTGGGTCGCCCGCGGCGGCGGCCGCCACACGGTCGGCGACATCGCGGTCTGGGCGGTGCCGTTCGGCCTCGTCGGCGGCCGGCTCTACCACGTCGTCACCGACAACCAGCTGTACTTCGGCGAGGGCAAGCACCCGATCGACGCGCTGAAGATCTGGGAGGGCGGCCTCGGCATCTGGGGCGCCATCGCCTTCGGCGCGGTCGGCGCCTGGATCGGCGCCCGCCGCCGCGGTGTCCCGCTGCCCGCCTACGCCGACGCGATCGCCCCCGGCATCGTGCTGGCCCAGGCCTGCGGCCGCTGGGGCAACTGGTTCAACCAGGAGCTGTACGGCCGCCCCACCACCCTGCCCTGGGGCCTGAAGATCGACAAGACGCTCCCGGACGGCACCGTGGTCCAGGGCATCTACCACCCGACCTTCCTGTACGAGTCGATCTGGTGCGTGCTGGTCGCCGTCCTGGTGATCTGGGCCGACAAGCGCTTCAACCTCGGCCACGGCCGGGCCTTCTGGCTGTACGTGGCGGCCTACACGGTCGGCCGGTTCTGGACCGAGTGGCTGCGGATCGACGAGGCGCACCGCTTCTTCGGCCTGCGCCTGAACGACTGGACCGCGATCCTGGTCTTCCTCGGCTCGGTCGCCGCCTTCGTGCTCTCCGCCAAGCTCCGCCCCGGCCGCGAGGACCCGGACTCGATCGACCCGCAGGCCACCGCGGAGCGCGCCGAGGCCGCGGCCGCCGCCGAGTCCGCCCCGGCCGGGGACGCCCCGGCCGAGTCCGCCCCGGTGAAGGACGCTCCGGTCGAGTCCGCCTCGGACGAGGACCGGGCGGACGCCACCGCCGAGCCGGTGCCGGACACCCCCGCGAAGCTCTCCAAGGACTCCGAGAAGCCCTCCTGA
- a CDS encoding VIT1/CCC1 transporter family protein — translation MSTITADPHTDSPQPRIPDADHHRDVNGGWLRPAVFGAMDGLVSNFALMTGVVGGDAAPSTVVLTGLAGLAAGAFSMAAGEYTSVASQRELVEAELEAERIELRRNPHGELAELAELYVSRGVDPELAREVARQLSADPDTTLAVHAREELGVDPDDLPSPLVAAVSSFGCFALGALLPVLPYLLGATTLWPAALLAVLGLFGCGAVVARVTARSWWFSGLRQLVLGGAAAGVTYLLGRLIGGAIG, via the coding sequence ATGAGCACCATCACCGCAGACCCGCACACCGACAGCCCGCAGCCCCGGATACCCGACGCCGACCACCACCGGGACGTCAACGGCGGCTGGCTGCGCCCCGCCGTGTTCGGCGCGATGGACGGCCTGGTCTCCAACTTCGCGCTGATGACCGGCGTGGTGGGCGGCGACGCCGCGCCGAGCACCGTGGTGCTCACCGGCCTGGCCGGCCTGGCGGCCGGCGCGTTCTCCATGGCGGCCGGCGAGTACACCTCGGTGGCCTCCCAACGCGAGCTGGTGGAAGCCGAGTTGGAGGCCGAGCGGATCGAGCTGCGGCGCAACCCGCACGGCGAACTGGCCGAACTGGCCGAACTGTACGTGTCCCGGGGCGTCGACCCGGAGCTGGCCCGCGAGGTGGCCCGACAGCTGTCCGCCGACCCGGACACCACGCTGGCCGTGCACGCCCGCGAGGAGCTCGGCGTCGACCCGGACGACCTGCCCTCGCCGCTGGTCGCCGCGGTCTCCTCGTTCGGCTGCTTCGCGCTCGGCGCGCTGCTCCCGGTGCTGCCCTACCTGCTGGGCGCGACCACGCTCTGGCCGGCCGCGCTGCTGGCGGTGCTCGGCCTGTTCGGCTGCGGCGCCGTGGTGGCCCGGGTGACCGCCCGCAGCTGGTGGTTCTCCGGCCTGCGGCAACTGGTGCTGGGCGGCGCCGCGGCGGGCGTCACCTACCTGCTGGGGCGGCTGATCGGCGGGGCGATCGGCTGA